One genomic region from Lynx canadensis isolate LIC74 chromosome E1, mLynCan4.pri.v2, whole genome shotgun sequence encodes:
- the LOC115500911 gene encoding keratin, type I cuticular Ha3-II, translated as MPYNFCLPNLSFRSTCSSRPCVPPSCHTCTLPGACNIPANVGNCGWFCEGSFNGSEKETMQFLNDRLASYLEKVRQLERENAELETRIREWCQQQVPFVCPSYQSYFRTIEELQQKILCSKSENARLVVQIDNAKLAADDFRTKYETEMGLRQLVESDINGLRRILDELTLCKSDLEAQVESLKEELLSLKQNHEQEVNTLRCQIGDRLNVEVDAAPTVDLNRVLNETRSQYEALVETNRRDVEEWFTTQTEELNKQVVSSAEQLQSCQAEIIELRRTVNALEIELQAQHNLRDSLENTLTETEARYSSQLGQVQCMITNVESQLAEIRCDLERQNQEYQVLLDVKARLECEINTYRGLLESEDCKLPCNPCATTNACDKPIGPCVTNPCAPCGPRSRCGPCNTFGC; from the exons ATGCCTTACAACTTCTGCCTTCCCAACCTGAGCTTTCGCTCCACCTGCTCCTCCCGGCCCTGCGTGCCCCCCAGCTGCCACACCTGTACCCTGCCCGGGGCCTGCAACATCCCCGCCAACGTGGGCAACTGCGGCTGGTTCTGCGAGGGCTCCTTCAATGGCAGCGAGAAGGAGACCATGCAGTTCCTGAACGACCGCCTGGCCAGCTACCTGGAGAAGGTGCGCCAGCTGGAGCGGGAGAACGCGGAGCTGGAGACCAGGATCCGGGAGTGGTGCCAGCAGCAGGTGCCCTTCGTGTGCCCCAGCTACCAGTCCTACTTCCGGACCATCGAGGAGCTCCAGCAGAAG ATCCTGTGCAGCAAGTCTGAGAACGCCAGGCTGGTGGTGCAGATCGATAATGCCAAACTGGCTGCGGATGACTTCAGAACCAA GTATGAGACGGAGATGGGCTTGAGGCAGCTGGTGGAGTCAGACATCAACGGCCTGCGCAGGATCCTGGATGAGCTGACTCTGTGCAAGTCCGATCTGGAGGCCCAGGTGGAGTCCCTGAAGGAGGAGCTGCTGAGCCTCAAGCAGAaccatgagcag gAAGTCAACACCCTGCGCTGCCAGATCGGAGACCGCCTCAACGTGGAGGTGGACGCGGCCCCCACCGTGGACCTGAACCGCGTGCTCAACGAGACCAGGAGCCAATATGAGGCCCTGGTGGAGACCAACCGCAGGGACGTGGAGGAATGGTTCACCACCCAG ACCGAGGAGCTGAACAAGCAGGTGGTGTCCAGTGCGGAGCAGCTGCAGTCCTGCCAGGCGGAGATCATCGAGCTGAGACGCACGGTCAACGCCCTGGAGATCGAGCTGCAGGCCCAGCACAACCTG AGGGACTCCCTGGAGAACACGCTGACGGAGACCGAGGCGCGCTACAGCTCCCAGCTGGGCCAGGTGCAGTGCATGATCACCAACGTGGAGTCCCAGCTGGCCGAGATCCGCTGTGACCTGGAGCGGCAGAACCAGGAGTACCAGGTGCTGCTGGACGTCAAGGCCCGGCTGGAGTGCGAGATCAACACGTACCGGGGCCTGCTGGAGAGCGAGGACTGCAA GCTTCCCTGCAACCCCTGCGCCACGACCAATGCGTGTGACAAGCCCATCGGGCCCTGCGTCACCAATCCCTGTGCCCCGTGTGGCCCACGCTCCCGCTGTGGGCCCTGCAACACCTTTGGGTGCTAG
- the KRT34 gene encoding keratin, type I cuticular Ha4 translates to MPYNCCLPNLSCRSTCCSRPCVPPSCHTCTLPGACNIPANVGNCGWFCEGSFNGSEKETMQFLNDRLASYLEKVRQLERENAELETRIREWCQQQVPFVCPSYQSYFRTIEELQQKILCAKSENARLVVQIDNAKLASDDFRTKYETEMGLRQLVESDINGLRRILDELTLCKSDLEAQVESLREELLSLKKNHEEEVNTLRCQIGDRLNVEVDAAPTVDLNRVLNETRSQYEALVETNRRDVEEWFTTQTEELNKQVVSSAEQLQSCQAEIIELRRTVNALEIELQAQHNLRDSLENTLTETEARYSAQLGQVQCMITNVESQLAEIRCDLERQNQEYQVLLDVKARLECEINTYRGLLESEDCKLPCNPCATTNASGNSCGSCGASQTRCS, encoded by the exons ATGCCTTACAACTGCTGCCTTCCCAACCTGAGCTGCCGCTCCACCTGCTGCTCCCGGCCCTGCGTGCCCCCCAGCTGCCACACCTGTACCCTGCCCGGGGCCTGCAACATCCCCGCCAACGTGGGCAACTGCGGCTGGTTCTGCGAGGGCTCCTTCAATGGCAGCGAGAAGGAGACCATGCAGTTCCTGAACGACCGCCTGGCCAGCTACCTGGAGAAGGTGCGCCAGCTGGAGCGGGAGAACGCGGAGCTGGAGACCAGGATCCGGGAGTGGTGCCAGCAGCAGGTGCCCTTCGTGTGCCCCAGCTACCAGTCCTACTTCCGGACCATCGAGGAGCTCCAGCAGAAG attctgtgtgccaAGTCTGAGAATGCCAGGCTGGTGGTGCAGATCGACAACGCCAAGTTGGCCTCTGATGACTTCAGAACCAA GTATGAGACGGAGATGGGCTTGAGGCAGCTGGTGGAGTCGGACATCAACGGCCTGCGCAGGATCCTGGACGAGCTGACTCTGTGCAAGTCTGACCTGGAGGCCCAGGTGGAGTCCCTGAGGGAGGAGCTGCTGAGCCTGAAGAAGAACCACGAGGAg gAAGTCAACACCCTGCGCTGCCAGATCGGAGACCGCCTCAACGTGGAGGTGGACGCGGCCCCCACCGTGGACCTGAACCGCGTGCTCAACGAGACCAGGAGCCAATATGAGGCCCTGGTGGAGACCAACCGCAGGGACGTGGAGGAATGGTTCACCACCCAG ACCGAGGAGCTGAACAAGCAGGTGGTGTCCAGTGCGGAGCAGCTGCAGTCCTGCCAGGCGGAGATCATCGAGCTGAGACGCACGGTCAACGCCCTGGAGATCGAGCTGCAGGCCCAGCACAACCTG AGGGACTCCCTGGAGAACACGCTGACGGAGACCGAGGCGCGCTACAGCGCCCAGCTGGGCCAGGTGCAGTGCATGATCACCAACGTGGAGTCCCAGCTGGCCGAGATCCGCTGTGACCTGGAGCGGCAGAACCAGGAGTACCAGGTGCTGCTGGACGTCAAGGCCCGGCTGGAGTGCGAGATCAACACGTACCGGGGCCTGCTGGAGAGCGAGGATTGCAA GCTTCCCTGCAACCCATGTGCTACCACCAACGCTAGTGGCAATTCCTGCGGGTCCTGTGGTGCCTCTCAAACGCGTTGCTCTTAA
- the LOC115500885 gene encoding keratin, type I cuticular Ha1, translated as MPYNCCLPNLSFRSTCSSRPCVPPSCHTCTLPGACNIPANVGNCGWFCEGSFNGNEKETMQFLNDRLASYLEKVRQLERENAELETRIRERCQQQEPFVCPSYQSYFRTIEELQQKVLCTKSENARLVVQIDNAKLAADDFRTKYETELGLRQLVESDINGLRRILDELTLCKSDLEAQVESLKEELLSLKKNHEEEVNTLRCQIGDRLNVEVDAAPTVDLNRVLNETRSQYEALVETNRRDVEEWFTTQTEELNKQVVSSSEQLQSYQAEIIELRRTVNALEIELQAQHNLRDSLENTLTETEARYSSQLSQVQCMITNVESQLAEIRSDLERQNQEYQVLLDVRARLECEINTYRGLLESEDCKLPCNPCATTNACGSAGSCVSNSCAPCTPCVPRPRCGPCNSFMR; from the exons ATGCCTTACAACTGCTGCCTTCCCAACCTGAGCTTTCGCTCCACCTGCTCCTCCCGGCCCTGCGTGCCCCCCAGCTGCCACACCTGTACCCTGCCCGGGGCCTGCAACATCCCCGCCAACGTGGGCAACTGCGGCTGGTTCTGCGAGGGCTCCTTCAATGGCAACGAGAAGGAGACCATGCAGTTCCTGAACGACCGCCTGGCCAGCTACCTGGAGAAGGTGCGCCAGCTGGAGCGGGAGAACGCGGAGCTGGAGACCAGGATCCGGGAACGGTGCCAGCAGCAGGAGCCCTTCGTGTGCCCCAGCTACCAGTCCTACTTCCGGACCATCGAGGAGCTCCAGCAGAAG GTCCTGTGCACCAAGTCTGAGAACGCAAGGTTGGTGGTGCAGATTGACAATGCCAAGCTGGCCGCAGATGATTTCAGAACCAA GTACGAGACGGAGCTCGGCTTGCGGCAGCTGGTGGAGTCGGACATCAACGGCCTGCGCAGGATCCTGGATGAGCTGACTCTGTGCAAGTCTGACCTGGAGGCCCAGGTGGAGTCCCTGAAGGAGGAGCTGCTGAGCCTCAAGAAGAACCACGAGGAG GAAGTCAACACCCTGCGCTGCCAGATCGGAGACCGCCTCAACGTGGAGGTGGACGCGGCCCCCACCGTGGACCTGAACCGCGTGCTCAACGAGACCAGGAGCCAATATGAGGCCCTGGTGGAGACCAACCGCAGGGACGTGGAGGAATGGTTCACCACCCAG ACCGAGGAGCTGAACAAGCAGGTGGTGTCCAGCTCGGAGCAGCTGCAGTCCTATCAGGCGGAGATCATCGAGCTGAGACGCACGGTCAACGCCCTGGAGATCGAGCTGCAGGCCCAGCACAACCTG AGGGACTCCCTGGAGAACACGCTGACGGAGACCGAGGCGCGCTACAGCTCCCAGCTGAGCCAGGTGCAGTGCATGATCACCAACGTGGAGTCCCAGCTGGCCGAGATCCGGAGTGACCTGGAGAGGCAGAACCAGGAGTACCAGGTGCTGCTGGACGTGCGGGCCCGGCTGGAGTGCGAGATCAACACGTACCGGGGCCTGCTGGAGAGCGAGGACTGCAA GCTGCCCTGCAACCCTTGTGCCACAACAAATGCGTGCGGATCCGCCGGGTCCTGCGTCTCTAATTCCTGCGCCCCCTGCACGCCCTGTGTCCCCCGCCCACGCTGTGGGCCCTGCAACTCCTTCATGCGCTAG